The following are encoded together in the Gordonia insulae genome:
- a CDS encoding DUF1097 domain-containing protein: MRDRIPHEFVASFLAGLTAFIGGTALHLPPWAIFIGWAGTFLLGGPSLTNARRLWMTMPLGSTFALVIVLIDQQIGTIAGTGQFAQNLVLAAIIFVVNSALMFTGRLKAFALIPGMFLGFASYFATFFGGFGFDPQNPWAAWVSVVAMNFLGPVFAYLSMRLAFPRPTQGVEASRTTDIAVAEDSAAGERDSGPRAEDRVLAEPTSTRGHDR; encoded by the coding sequence ATGCGTGACCGCATTCCGCACGAATTCGTGGCGTCGTTCTTGGCTGGTCTGACCGCCTTCATCGGTGGCACCGCCCTGCATCTTCCGCCCTGGGCCATCTTCATCGGCTGGGCCGGTACCTTCCTGCTCGGCGGACCCTCGTTGACCAATGCGCGGCGGCTGTGGATGACGATGCCGCTGGGCTCGACCTTCGCGCTGGTCATCGTGCTGATCGACCAGCAGATCGGCACCATCGCGGGCACTGGGCAATTCGCGCAGAACCTGGTTCTCGCCGCGATCATCTTCGTGGTCAACTCTGCGCTGATGTTCACCGGGCGACTCAAGGCCTTCGCGCTGATCCCCGGCATGTTCCTCGGCTTTGCCTCGTACTTCGCGACCTTCTTCGGCGGCTTCGGTTTCGATCCGCAGAATCCCTGGGCCGCATGGGTGTCGGTGGTCGCGATGAACTTCCTCGGTCCGGTGTTCGCCTATCTCTCGATGCGCCTGGCATTTCCGCGGCCGACCCAGGGCGTCGAGGCGTCGCGAACCACCGATATCGCGGTCGCGGAGGATTCGGCAGCCGGGGAGCGGGATTCGGGTCCGCGTGCTGAGGATCGAGTACTGGCCGAACCCACCTCGACACGAGGGCACGACCGTTGA
- a CDS encoding ribbon-helix-helix domain-containing protein: MAKTTLYLPDDLKRAIELEARRRSLPEAEIVRQALRKALSGNTPRPRGALFSGNEPIADRVDVLLDGFGE, from the coding sequence ATGGCCAAAACTACGCTTTACCTCCCGGATGACTTGAAGCGGGCCATCGAACTCGAAGCGCGCCGGCGATCGCTTCCGGAGGCCGAGATTGTCCGGCAGGCTTTGCGTAAAGCTCTGAGCGGCAATACGCCCCGACCTCGGGGCGCATTGTTCTCGGGCAACGAACCCATCGCTGATCGTGTTGACGTGCTACTTGACGGCTTCGGCGAGTGA
- a CDS encoding amidase family protein — protein MDKETDDDMQDLTRRGFLGAAGVSVAGALGLATTGSTTAAPRPGNVSPAIDPTVWREHGTPLVAPTGHGLLAGKTVAVKDLYSIRGHRVGAGNTVWLSQSQPSAVTAPSVAALLAAGASIAGISRTDEFAYSLAGTNGHYGTPPNPQAPDRIPGGSSSGSASAVSLHEATIGLGTDTGGSIRIPSSYQGLYGIRTTHGAISTDGLLPLAPSFDTVGWMTRTRADLVATTAALAPGLPASLDVSLVYSDDIINVAGPDVAPAVRAGIKRLRTRIPVRSIAFDISVLPQWVKAFQTRQGWEAWQAHGRWISRHWDSLNPDVRSRFETASKVTTSDLAAADRVLATARDRINRALGDAVLLLPSASSTAPTRASAAIGGGVIEDTRARTFQLTCLAGIVGRPAVSNPLPSAGPPVGLCAVGPRGSDLALAALPVV, from the coding sequence ATGGACAAGGAAACGGACGACGACATGCAGGATCTGACACGACGGGGATTTCTCGGTGCGGCGGGGGTATCGGTGGCCGGCGCGCTGGGCTTGGCCACCACCGGTTCGACCACCGCGGCACCACGTCCTGGCAACGTCTCACCGGCAATCGATCCGACGGTGTGGCGTGAACACGGCACGCCGCTGGTGGCGCCCACCGGACACGGGCTGTTGGCAGGAAAGACCGTGGCCGTCAAAGATCTCTATTCGATCCGAGGCCATCGGGTCGGCGCGGGTAACACTGTATGGCTGAGTCAATCTCAGCCGTCCGCGGTGACAGCACCATCGGTCGCGGCGCTGCTCGCGGCGGGCGCATCGATCGCAGGCATCAGTCGCACAGACGAATTCGCCTACAGCCTCGCCGGGACGAATGGACACTACGGAACTCCGCCGAACCCGCAGGCACCCGACCGGATACCGGGCGGGTCGTCGTCGGGTTCGGCGAGCGCGGTGTCCCTGCATGAGGCGACGATCGGGCTGGGTACCGACACCGGCGGATCCATCCGGATCCCGTCGTCCTACCAGGGGCTCTACGGCATCCGCACGACCCATGGCGCCATCTCCACCGATGGTCTGCTGCCACTGGCCCCCTCGTTCGACACCGTCGGCTGGATGACCCGCACGCGCGCCGATCTCGTCGCGACGACGGCAGCGCTGGCGCCGGGCCTACCCGCGAGCCTCGACGTGTCACTGGTCTACTCCGACGACATCATCAACGTCGCCGGACCCGACGTGGCACCCGCAGTGCGCGCCGGAATCAAGCGGCTACGAACACGCATCCCGGTGCGCTCTATTGCCTTCGATATCAGCGTCTTACCGCAGTGGGTCAAGGCGTTCCAGACTCGCCAGGGATGGGAGGCGTGGCAGGCGCACGGACGGTGGATCTCACGGCATTGGGATTCGCTCAATCCCGATGTCCGATCCCGGTTCGAGACCGCGTCGAAGGTCACCACTTCCGATCTCGCCGCGGCCGACCGCGTCCTCGCGACTGCGCGGGATCGCATCAACCGAGCACTGGGCGATGCGGTCTTGCTGCTGCCGTCGGCGTCGTCGACCGCACCCACCCGTGCAAGCGCAGCCATCGGCGGTGGAGTCATCGAAGACACCCGCGCACGAACCTTCCAATTGACCTGCCTGGCCGGGATCGTCGGCCGACCCGCGGTGAGCAACCCGCTCCCGAGCGCAGGTCCGCCGGTGGGACTGTGCGCAGTCGGGCCACGCGGATCCGACCTCGCGCTGGCAGCTCTGCCGGTGGTCTGA
- a CDS encoding class I adenylate-forming enzyme family protein, with protein MPSTEFRTHAQLILDRLDEAGDLMVCADATRRCTADEFAREIRSFRHTLAARGVKRGELVALIAPNTVTALAVRFAASLTGAVTVVCPGADSPDRLNAFLSGLDPATVVVFEAGAAADITAVAADRIWDATDPMPDLCAAEDPAAEVSVRADDPCILVATGGTTGTSKSSIRDFAAYRHLIGGPSSPTRRQLVCTPLAYIAQTAVDQTLLAGGVVFLHDRFDPHEVLESIERDRITHIALVEPLLVELVDCPTRPDHDLSSLQAVTHVGADAPPELRHRLLTALRPGVLAHVYGASEFGPACALAGADYSLDRPDLLGSAGRALPGVEVRIVDDAGRAMDHGRLGRIEVRSPGAATAYWGARAERDRFHSDGWFRSSDFGEIDEEGYLRVRGREADRRVIDGVPLWPLDIENAMSGHPAVRYAVAAPLDSETADFAVWVVLAPGSGINEQDLRSHLVAVGGPRLADVHLQRVLTMPVTAQGKPDRRRLLSQIGVTSGGQHL; from the coding sequence ATGCCGTCTACCGAGTTCAGAACCCATGCTCAGCTGATCCTCGATCGCCTCGACGAGGCCGGCGACCTGATGGTGTGTGCCGATGCCACGCGCAGGTGTACCGCCGACGAATTCGCCAGGGAGATCCGCAGTTTCCGCCACACGCTGGCCGCCCGCGGAGTCAAGCGCGGTGAGCTCGTCGCCCTGATCGCACCGAACACCGTGACCGCGCTGGCCGTGCGATTCGCCGCTTCGCTCACCGGTGCGGTCACAGTGGTGTGCCCCGGCGCGGACTCCCCCGATCGGCTCAATGCCTTCCTGTCCGGCCTCGACCCGGCGACTGTCGTCGTGTTCGAGGCCGGTGCAGCGGCCGACATCACGGCGGTCGCGGCTGACCGGATCTGGGACGCCACCGATCCGATGCCCGACCTGTGTGCCGCGGAGGACCCGGCGGCCGAGGTTTCGGTGCGTGCCGACGACCCGTGCATCCTGGTGGCGACCGGCGGCACTACCGGCACGTCCAAGTCGAGCATCCGCGATTTCGCGGCCTATCGGCACCTGATCGGCGGCCCGAGCAGTCCCACCCGACGACAACTCGTCTGCACACCCCTGGCATATATCGCGCAGACGGCGGTAGACCAGACGTTGTTGGCCGGCGGCGTGGTATTCCTGCACGACCGATTCGACCCGCACGAAGTTCTGGAGTCGATCGAGCGAGATCGCATCACTCACATCGCGCTGGTGGAGCCGCTTCTCGTCGAACTCGTCGACTGTCCCACCCGACCCGATCACGACTTATCGTCGTTGCAAGCAGTCACTCATGTCGGTGCTGACGCGCCACCTGAACTACGCCACCGGCTGCTCACCGCCCTCCGCCCCGGGGTGTTGGCCCACGTGTACGGCGCCAGCGAATTCGGTCCAGCGTGTGCGCTGGCCGGCGCAGATTACAGCCTCGATCGTCCCGATCTGCTCGGTAGTGCGGGGCGAGCACTCCCCGGCGTCGAGGTGCGGATCGTCGATGATGCCGGTCGCGCGATGGATCACGGTCGGCTGGGGCGCATCGAAGTTCGTTCACCAGGTGCGGCGACCGCGTACTGGGGTGCTCGTGCGGAAAGAGACCGGTTCCACTCGGACGGATGGTTTCGCAGTAGCGATTTCGGCGAGATCGACGAGGAGGGATATCTCCGCGTACGTGGCCGAGAAGCCGATCGACGCGTGATCGACGGTGTTCCGCTGTGGCCCCTCGACATCGAGAACGCGATGTCGGGGCACCCGGCCGTACGGTATGCGGTGGCTGCGCCGCTCGACTCTGAGACCGCTGACTTCGCCGTGTGGGTCGTTCTCGCACCCGGTTCCGGTATCAACGAGCAGGATCTCCGATCCCATCTGGTTGCAGTCGGCGGTCCGCGATTGGCGGATGTGCACCTGCAGCGAGTGCTGACCATGCCGGTGACCGCGCAGGGCAAGCCGGATCGGCGGAGGTTGCTCAGCCAGATCGGCGTCACTTCCGGTGGACAACACCTTTGA
- a CDS encoding helix-turn-helix transcriptional regulator has protein sequence MTESLRWLRLSEGALQRDELSPLLGDRRAQTNVIVARCEYVLGHWDKALVSAHSALDLAADESQLWITAQAHAISAMVHAGRGNFDVADRHIKRGNQIAAVVPTVDAVGMTTCARAALAEVKGDSEAVIAELAVLTRGGGDHLPGSHSLFFWPTLVAARLDRGDRAGAESELAALIDSARRRCLDFRMQIHWLNARIAGLDGDSTRADVEYAAAVESETTDQLVLDRAAMRRDYGMFLRANRRRRAATEQFAIARRVLSDAGAFPYLRAVDSTITGGAGIPESADPDSALSILTDRERDVVVLAADGQTNKEIAAGLYVSVKAVEYHLGNAYAKLGVHSRRDLKGVVHRK, from the coding sequence GTGACCGAATCGCTGCGGTGGTTGCGACTGTCCGAGGGTGCACTCCAGCGTGATGAGCTGTCGCCACTACTCGGCGACCGCAGGGCGCAGACCAACGTGATCGTCGCCCGATGTGAATACGTGCTCGGACATTGGGACAAAGCGCTCGTCAGCGCCCACTCCGCACTCGATCTCGCCGCCGACGAATCCCAACTGTGGATCACCGCACAGGCTCACGCGATCAGCGCGATGGTGCACGCGGGCCGCGGAAACTTCGACGTCGCCGACAGGCACATCAAACGCGGCAACCAGATCGCGGCGGTGGTGCCAACCGTGGACGCCGTCGGGATGACCACGTGCGCACGTGCTGCTCTCGCCGAGGTGAAGGGAGATTCCGAAGCCGTCATCGCGGAACTCGCAGTGCTGACTCGGGGCGGCGGCGACCACCTTCCGGGGTCGCATTCGTTGTTCTTCTGGCCCACGCTGGTCGCAGCGCGACTCGACCGCGGCGACCGGGCCGGCGCAGAGTCCGAGCTTGCGGCGTTGATCGATTCTGCGCGTCGACGGTGCCTGGACTTTCGGATGCAGATCCATTGGCTCAACGCCCGGATCGCCGGGCTCGATGGTGACTCCACCCGAGCCGACGTCGAGTACGCGGCGGCCGTTGAGTCGGAGACGACTGACCAACTGGTGCTCGATCGTGCCGCGATGCGACGCGACTACGGGATGTTTCTGCGGGCCAACCGGCGCCGCCGCGCAGCGACAGAACAATTCGCGATCGCGCGGCGAGTGCTCTCCGACGCCGGAGCTTTCCCGTACCTGCGCGCGGTGGATTCCACGATCACCGGCGGCGCCGGAATTCCCGAGTCAGCTGATCCTGACAGTGCGTTGTCGATCTTGACCGATCGCGAGCGCGACGTCGTCGTTCTCGCCGCGGACGGTCAGACCAACAAGGAGATCGCGGCCGGTCTCTACGTCAGCGTCAAGGCCGTCGAATATCACCTCGGTAATGCCTACGCGAAGCTGGGAGTCCACTCACGCCGTGACCTCAAAGGTGTTGTCCACCGGAAGTGA
- the hpxZ gene encoding oxalurate catabolism protein HpxZ yields the protein MIVADLDDARAEVREAFDRYDAALVSNDIGVLDELFADDPRTIRFGAGEELFGYDEIREFRSRRSGQGLARTLERVEITPLSPEVVLANAVFRRDERVVRQSQVWMRLEPGWRVVSAHVSTR from the coding sequence TTGATCGTCGCCGATCTGGACGATGCGCGGGCTGAAGTCCGCGAGGCGTTCGATCGCTACGATGCGGCTCTGGTCTCCAACGACATCGGTGTCCTCGACGAACTGTTCGCCGACGATCCACGCACCATCCGTTTCGGAGCCGGCGAGGAGTTGTTCGGCTACGACGAGATCCGGGAGTTCCGAAGCCGGCGGTCAGGACAGGGCCTTGCCCGGACACTCGAGCGTGTCGAGATCACCCCGCTGAGTCCCGAGGTGGTGCTGGCCAACGCCGTCTTCCGGCGTGACGAGCGCGTCGTCCGACAAAGCCAGGTCTGGATGCGCCTGGAACCGGGTTGGCGGGTGGTCTCCGCTCACGTGTCGACGCGGTGA
- a CDS encoding dihydrofolate reductase family protein translates to MSTVVLYGSVSVDGFIADENDQPGPLFEWLSSGDVPLDDSGMVNVSQTSYDYIRPYWDQIGVTIVGRHVFDITDGWNGVPPSGVDHVVVVTHRPEPDDWKMKAPFHFADGVDTAVATAQELAGDRVVEVAAGDVGGQVFAAGLVDEVRMDVVPVVLGAGKRFFGSVSAPHLLENPEAVVQGDRVLHLRYRVRR, encoded by the coding sequence ATGAGCACAGTGGTCCTGTACGGCTCGGTGTCGGTCGACGGTTTCATCGCCGACGAGAACGACCAGCCCGGACCGCTGTTCGAGTGGTTGTCCAGCGGCGACGTTCCCCTCGACGACAGCGGCATGGTGAACGTGTCGCAGACGTCCTACGACTACATCCGGCCGTACTGGGATCAGATCGGGGTCACCATCGTCGGCCGCCACGTCTTTGACATCACCGATGGCTGGAACGGGGTGCCGCCGAGCGGTGTCGACCACGTGGTCGTCGTGACGCATCGGCCGGAACCTGACGACTGGAAAATGAAGGCGCCGTTTCATTTCGCCGACGGCGTCGACACGGCCGTGGCGACAGCGCAGGAGCTCGCGGGTGACCGTGTCGTCGAGGTCGCCGCAGGCGACGTCGGCGGCCAGGTGTTTGCCGCCGGCCTCGTCGACGAGGTGCGCATGGACGTGGTGCCCGTCGTTCTCGGGGCCGGCAAGCGGTTCTTCGGATCGGTCAGCGCACCGCATCTGCTCGAGAATCCCGAGGCGGTGGTCCAGGGTGACCGGGTGCTACACCTGCGCTATCGGGTGCGCCGCTGA
- a CDS encoding protein adenylyltransferase SelO, whose protein sequence is MPAPSDSPTRTSSAITGLERTFADRLPPLSVPWRGADAPEPTLLVVNEELAAALGLDVAALRSADGMAILSGAAAPADATPVATAYAGHQFGGYAPLLGDGRALLLGELIDTGGHRVDLQLKGSGPTPFSRGGDGFAVVAPMLREYLVSEAMHALGVPTTRSLAVVATGRGVHRTGIEPGAVLTRVAASHLRVGTFEFAARRPELLGPLTDYAIARHYPELVDLPEDGNRYLAFLEAVIDRQAALVAQWMLVGFVHGVMNTDNTTISGETIDYGPCAFIDAFDPSAVFSSIDHGGRYAFGNQPAVLKWNLARFAETLLTLMAAEPDKAIDAATAVLASFDDRYNRYLIEGMRAKIGLIGTVGESDLIDDLLTLMSDQRADWTGTFRALANELRGDHAPLATLIPSEHIDPWLHRWRVALDGLGRDPDETAAAMDRINPLYIPRNHHLDEALRSATHGDISAFEQLLAAVTHPFEHRGEWDTFAAPAPESFTNTFQTFCGT, encoded by the coding sequence GTGCCAGCACCGTCCGACTCCCCCACCCGCACAAGCTCGGCTATCACCGGCCTCGAGCGCACTTTTGCCGACCGGTTGCCGCCACTGAGCGTGCCCTGGCGCGGCGCCGACGCGCCGGAGCCGACGCTCCTCGTCGTCAATGAGGAACTCGCGGCCGCGTTGGGTCTCGATGTGGCGGCCCTGCGGTCCGCCGACGGCATGGCGATCCTGTCTGGTGCCGCGGCGCCAGCCGACGCGACACCGGTCGCCACCGCGTACGCCGGACATCAGTTCGGTGGTTACGCGCCGCTGCTCGGCGACGGGCGGGCCCTGCTGCTGGGTGAACTGATTGACACTGGCGGACATCGAGTTGACTTGCAGCTCAAGGGTTCCGGACCGACGCCGTTCTCCCGGGGCGGGGATGGCTTCGCGGTGGTCGCTCCGATGCTGCGGGAGTACCTGGTGAGCGAGGCCATGCACGCGCTGGGAGTTCCGACGACGCGTTCCCTGGCAGTCGTCGCCACCGGACGCGGTGTCCACCGCACGGGGATCGAACCAGGCGCGGTGCTCACCCGGGTCGCAGCCAGCCATCTGCGCGTCGGGACCTTCGAGTTCGCGGCCCGCCGGCCCGAGCTGCTGGGGCCGCTCACCGACTATGCGATCGCCCGTCACTATCCCGAGCTCGTCGACCTCCCCGAGGATGGGAATCGGTACCTGGCGTTCCTGGAGGCGGTGATCGATCGACAGGCGGCGCTGGTCGCGCAGTGGATGCTGGTCGGCTTCGTCCACGGCGTCATGAACACCGACAACACCACGATCTCCGGCGAGACCATCGACTACGGCCCGTGCGCCTTCATCGACGCCTTCGACCCCTCGGCGGTGTTCAGTTCGATCGATCACGGCGGCCGCTACGCCTTCGGCAATCAGCCTGCCGTCCTGAAATGGAATCTCGCCCGCTTCGCCGAGACGCTGCTGACCCTCATGGCGGCAGAGCCGGACAAGGCGATCGACGCCGCGACCGCAGTTCTCGCCTCTTTCGACGATCGCTACAACCGATACCTGATCGAGGGCATGCGTGCGAAGATCGGACTGATCGGCACCGTTGGTGAGAGCGACCTGATCGACGACCTCCTGACCTTGATGAGCGATCAGCGTGCCGATTGGACCGGCACGTTCCGTGCGCTCGCCAACGAACTCCGCGGTGACCACGCACCGTTGGCGACGCTGATCCCGAGTGAGCACATCGACCCCTGGCTGCACCGGTGGCGCGTCGCGCTCGATGGCCTCGGTCGCGACCCTGATGAGACCGCGGCCGCGATGGACCGCATCAACCCGCTCTACATTCCTCGCAACCACCATCTCGACGAGGCGTTGCGCTCGGCCACACACGGCGACATATCCGCGTTCGAGCAACTCTTGGCGGCGGTGACCCACCCCTTCGAGCATCGGGGCGAGTGGGACACCTTCGCAGCCCCCGCACCCGAATCATTCACCAACACTTTCCAGACGTTCTGCGGAACGTGA
- a CDS encoding PIN domain-containing protein has translation MIVDTSALLAYFDAAEPQHEAVAVLIDAADEPLVVSPYIVAELDYLVLTRHGSHIERLVLDELTSGAWELATMSRERLATAAEIVRQYSDVPVGVADASNIVLADAYRTRTVATLDHRHFTVLRLGDGSAPLIIP, from the coding sequence GTGATCGTCGACACCAGCGCACTGCTGGCGTATTTCGACGCTGCTGAACCGCAGCATGAAGCTGTCGCGGTGTTGATCGACGCAGCAGATGAGCCCTTGGTCGTATCACCGTACATCGTGGCCGAACTCGACTATCTCGTGCTGACTCGCCATGGCTCGCACATCGAGCGCCTCGTGCTCGATGAACTGACTTCGGGCGCTTGGGAACTCGCCACCATGTCGCGTGAGCGGTTGGCGACCGCTGCGGAGATCGTTCGACAGTATTCCGACGTGCCCGTCGGTGTGGCCGACGCGTCGAACATCGTCTTGGCCGACGCCTATCGGACCAGGACGGTTGCGACCCTCGATCATCGCCACTTCACTGTCCTCCGTCTCGGCGACGGTTCGGCCCCATTGATCATTCCGTGA
- a CDS encoding AAA family ATPase, with protein MEPSARKVVGREDELAHVRHCARQVVDARPCVVLIEGDAGVGKSSLVRAAGADLLGFTVLRADADELATETSMWLLSQLGAFTADKPFPAGHELLQLLSERQSEGPVAVIIEDLHWSDTASEVALLTAFRRLSPGDRVLALITTRPAGIPADSAWRRLGADPDRGRHLIIGDLTERDVAAIAESDGIVLGPTAAARLHRHTGGRALHVRTLLTELSSAELNSVAPLPAPRSLAQTVTNRVRALPNQAQAFVEALAVAGGSAGLIDLGTATASTDPSAVLAEALESGLLEHLPRDPIHRVRFVHPLYRVAVYDDISPARRRELHLAFAGAASSPAIGLHHRIAAADRVDPELAAELDVAADATGDSAQSAAYSAAAARIGEREQAARRILAAGQHNMNGRHLAAMRALEARLRSCPVSVQRDIELSWLAWQSGRIDEAETLLRDAVDLDELPQQLARAHLALSVLSNVQAKGTEGIRHARAALDLAAPGSPEAEFAAFVEVGAVGPSRRWDRRTPAAPGPLPRSVGRRAHRHEPHLGEGNAESLRRPRDRIAAVVATVRGCTPA; from the coding sequence ATGGAACCCAGCGCGCGCAAGGTCGTCGGTCGCGAGGACGAGCTTGCGCACGTACGCCACTGCGCACGGCAGGTCGTCGACGCGCGACCGTGCGTCGTGCTCATCGAGGGCGACGCAGGCGTCGGCAAATCGAGCCTCGTGCGGGCGGCCGGAGCCGATCTCTTAGGATTCACCGTGCTGCGCGCCGACGCAGACGAACTCGCCACCGAGACGTCAATGTGGCTGCTGTCCCAGCTCGGGGCGTTCACCGCCGACAAACCCTTTCCCGCGGGACATGAGCTACTGCAGCTTCTGAGTGAACGCCAGTCCGAGGGCCCGGTGGCCGTGATCATCGAAGACCTGCACTGGTCAGACACGGCTTCGGAGGTGGCACTGTTGACGGCGTTTCGTCGGCTCAGCCCGGGCGACCGCGTGCTCGCACTGATCACCACACGCCCGGCTGGGATCCCTGCGGACTCTGCGTGGCGCCGTCTCGGCGCCGACCCGGATCGTGGCCGACACCTGATCATCGGCGATCTGACCGAGCGAGATGTCGCGGCCATCGCCGAGTCCGACGGTATCGTTCTGGGACCCACGGCCGCAGCCCGATTGCATCGCCACACCGGTGGCCGTGCCCTGCATGTCCGCACGCTGCTCACCGAACTCAGTTCCGCCGAACTCAACAGTGTCGCACCGCTGCCCGCCCCGCGATCGCTCGCGCAGACCGTCACCAATCGCGTACGCGCCCTGCCGAACCAAGCACAGGCATTCGTGGAGGCACTGGCGGTGGCCGGAGGGTCGGCCGGCCTCATCGACCTCGGCACGGCGACCGCGTCAACCGACCCATCGGCGGTGTTGGCCGAGGCGTTGGAAAGTGGTCTGCTCGAACACCTGCCCCGCGACCCGATCCACCGAGTGCGGTTCGTCCATCCCTTGTATCGGGTTGCGGTCTACGACGACATCTCCCCGGCTCGGCGTCGCGAACTACACCTCGCGTTCGCTGGAGCGGCCAGCAGTCCCGCGATCGGCCTGCACCACCGGATCGCCGCGGCGGACCGGGTCGACCCCGAGTTGGCCGCCGAGCTCGACGTCGCCGCCGACGCCACCGGCGACTCGGCGCAGTCCGCCGCCTATAGCGCCGCGGCAGCAAGAATCGGGGAAAGGGAGCAGGCCGCACGGCGTATCCTCGCGGCCGGGCAGCACAACATGAATGGTCGCCACCTCGCCGCGATGCGGGCTCTGGAGGCCCGGCTGCGCTCGTGTCCGGTCTCGGTGCAACGTGACATCGAGTTGTCCTGGCTGGCCTGGCAGTCGGGTCGGATCGATGAGGCCGAGACACTCTTGCGCGATGCTGTCGACCTGGACGAGCTGCCCCAGCAACTCGCCCGGGCACATCTGGCCCTCAGCGTTCTGTCGAACGTGCAGGCGAAGGGGACCGAGGGCATCCGGCACGCCCGGGCTGCACTCGACCTCGCCGCCCCGGGCTCCCCGGAGGCAGAGTTCGCCGCGTTCGTGGAGGTGGGTGCGGTCGGTCCAAGCCGACGGTGGGATCGCCGGACTCCAGCTGCTCCTGGCCCGCTACCCAGATCCGTGGGACGTCGAGCACACCGACATGAACCGCATCTGGGGGAGGGGAATGCAGAATCACTACGCCGGCCGCGTGACCGAATCGCTGCGGTGGTTGCGACTGTCCGAGGGTGCACTCCAGCGTGA